The Pseudomonas berkeleyensis genome includes a region encoding these proteins:
- the rhtB gene encoding homoserine/homoserine lactone efflux protein: MALETWLAFLVACWVISLSPGAGAVASMSAGLQYGFWRGYWNALGLQVGLALQIAIVAAGVGAILATSALAFSVIKWFGVVYLIYLGYKQWKALPTDLDTGAAERPIGRPLTLVLRGFLVNASNPKAIIFMLAVLPQFITPHAPLVPQYLVMGVTMIVVDLIVMAGYTGLASRVLRVLRTPRQQRVMNRSFAALFVAAAGLLATVKRAAV, translated from the coding sequence ATGGCTCTCGAAACCTGGCTCGCTTTTCTGGTCGCCTGCTGGGTGATCAGTCTCTCGCCAGGCGCAGGCGCCGTGGCGTCGATGTCCGCCGGCCTGCAATACGGTTTCTGGCGGGGTTACTGGAACGCCTTGGGGCTGCAGGTTGGCCTGGCGTTGCAGATCGCCATTGTTGCCGCTGGCGTGGGGGCGATTCTCGCCACCTCGGCGCTGGCATTCAGCGTCATCAAGTGGTTTGGCGTGGTCTACCTGATCTACCTCGGCTACAAGCAGTGGAAGGCCCTGCCTACCGATCTCGATACCGGCGCCGCCGAAAGACCGATTGGTCGACCGCTGACGCTGGTGCTGCGGGGCTTTCTGGTCAACGCCAGCAACCCCAAGGCGATCATTTTCATGCTCGCGGTACTGCCGCAGTTCATCACCCCGCATGCGCCGCTGGTGCCGCAATACCTGGTGATGGGCGTGACCATGATCGTGGTGGATCTGATCGTCATGGCCGGTTACACCGGGTTGGCCTCTCGCGTGCTGCGGGTGCTGCGCACCCCGCGCCAGCAGCGGGTGATGAACCGCAGCTTCGCCGCATTGTTCGTGGCGGCAGCCGGGTTGTTGGCGACGGTCAAACGCGCCGCGGTGTGA
- the elbB gene encoding isoprenoid biosynthesis glyoxalase ElbB: MSKKVAVILSGCGVYDGAEIHESVITLLRLDQRGAEVQCFAPNVPQLHVVDHYSGDEMNETRNVLVESARIARGQIKDVKQLHVADFDALILPGGFGVAKNLSDFATSGANCTVQPDVLAACKAFVDAGKPVGLICIAPALAAKIFGAGVICTIGNDADTASALTQMGAEHHECDVSDIVEDEARKLVTTPAYMLAQSIAEAASGINKLVDRVLELAHH, translated from the coding sequence ATGAGCAAAAAAGTGGCAGTGATTCTGTCCGGCTGTGGCGTCTACGATGGCGCCGAGATCCACGAAAGCGTGATCACCCTGCTGCGCCTCGACCAACGCGGCGCTGAAGTGCAGTGCTTTGCTCCCAACGTGCCGCAGTTGCACGTGGTCGATCACTACAGCGGCGACGAGATGAACGAGACACGCAACGTGCTGGTGGAATCCGCACGCATCGCGCGTGGCCAGATCAAGGACGTCAAACAGCTGCACGTCGCCGACTTCGACGCACTGATCCTGCCCGGCGGCTTCGGCGTGGCGAAGAACCTCTCCGACTTCGCCACCAGCGGTGCCAACTGCACAGTGCAACCCGACGTACTGGCCGCCTGCAAGGCCTTCGTCGATGCCGGCAAACCGGTCGGCCTGATCTGCATCGCCCCGGCGCTGGCCGCGAAAATCTTCGGCGCCGGGGTGATCTGCACCATCGGCAACGATGCGGACACCGCCAGCGCACTGACCCAGATGGGCGCCGAGCACCACGAGTGCGACGTCAGCGACATCGTCGAGGACGAAGCGCGCAAGCTGGTCACCACACCGGCCTATATGCTCGCCCAGTCCATCGCCGAAGCGGCGTCGGGCATCAACAAGCTGGTCGACCGGGTGCTGGAACTGGCGCACCACTGA
- a CDS encoding ATP-binding cassette domain-containing protein, whose protein sequence is MIRLQNLTLQRGPQRLLEGAELTLHAGHKAGLIGANGAGKSSLFALLRGELTPDAGDCLLPGDWRIAHMRQEVDTLDRLAVDYVLDGDHNLRRVQAELAAAEQSHDGAAIARLHSELDSADGYTADARARKLLAGLGFENAQMDRRVGDFSGGWRMRLNLAQALMCPSDLLLLDEPTNHLDLDAILWLEGWLQSYPGTLLLISHDRDFLDAVVDHVAHVEQRKLNLYRGGYTAFERTRAERLAQQQQAYEKQQAQRAHMEKYIARFKAQATKARQAQSRIKALERMEELSAAHVDSPFDFVFREADKISTPLLSLSEGRLGYGDKTVLQQVKLSLVPGARIGLLGPNGAGKSTLIKNLSAELQPLSGSLTRGENLVIGYFAQHQLDSLDDKASPLLHLQRLAPSEREQTLRDFLGGFDFRGARCDEPVVNFSGGEKARLALALIAWGKPNLLLLDEPTNHLDLEMRLALTMALQEFAGAVVVVSHDRHLLKSTTDEFLLVAEGRVVPFDGDLDDYARWLVDYRQRQAPVSAPAEGAADKTDKRAQRQAAAALRQQLAPHKKQADKLEQELGKVQEKLAAVETQLGDSGLYEAARKDELRDCLAEQAKLKAREAELEESWLLALETLEALQQQLEESE, encoded by the coding sequence ATGATCCGACTCCAGAACCTCACTCTACAGCGTGGTCCGCAACGCCTGCTCGAAGGCGCCGAGCTGACCCTGCACGCCGGTCACAAGGCCGGCCTGATCGGCGCCAATGGCGCTGGTAAATCCAGCCTGTTCGCCCTGTTGCGCGGCGAGTTGACCCCGGACGCCGGCGATTGCCTGCTGCCCGGCGACTGGCGCATCGCCCATATGCGTCAGGAGGTCGATACCCTCGACCGTCTGGCTGTCGACTACGTGCTCGACGGCGACCACAACCTGCGCCGCGTGCAGGCCGAACTGGCCGCCGCTGAGCAGAGCCACGATGGCGCTGCCATTGCCCGCCTGCATAGCGAGCTGGACAGTGCCGATGGCTATACCGCCGATGCCCGCGCACGCAAATTGCTGGCCGGCCTGGGCTTCGAGAACGCGCAGATGGATCGTCGCGTCGGCGACTTCTCCGGTGGCTGGCGGATGCGCCTGAACCTGGCCCAGGCGCTGATGTGTCCGTCCGACCTGCTGCTGCTCGACGAACCGACCAACCACCTCGATCTGGACGCCATTCTCTGGCTCGAAGGTTGGTTGCAGAGCTATCCCGGCACCCTGCTACTGATTTCTCACGACCGCGATTTCCTCGACGCGGTGGTCGATCACGTGGCTCATGTCGAGCAGCGCAAGCTGAACCTGTACCGCGGCGGCTACACGGCTTTCGAGCGTACCCGCGCCGAACGCCTGGCTCAGCAGCAGCAGGCGTACGAGAAGCAGCAGGCGCAGCGTGCGCACATGGAAAAGTACATCGCCCGCTTCAAGGCCCAGGCGACCAAGGCCCGTCAGGCGCAGAGCCGGATCAAGGCTCTGGAACGCATGGAAGAGCTGAGCGCGGCGCATGTCGACTCGCCCTTCGACTTCGTCTTCCGCGAGGCCGACAAGATTTCCACGCCACTGCTCAGCCTCAGCGAAGGTCGCCTCGGTTATGGCGACAAGACCGTGCTGCAGCAGGTCAAGTTGAGTCTGGTGCCGGGCGCGCGCATCGGCCTGCTCGGCCCCAACGGCGCGGGCAAGTCGACGCTGATCAAGAACCTCTCCGCCGAACTGCAGCCGCTTAGCGGCAGCCTGACTCGCGGCGAGAACCTGGTGATCGGCTATTTCGCCCAGCACCAGCTCGACTCCCTCGACGACAAGGCCAGCCCGCTGCTGCACCTGCAACGCCTGGCGCCGAGCGAGCGCGAGCAGACCCTGCGCGACTTTCTCGGTGGCTTCGACTTCCGCGGCGCGCGCTGCGACGAGCCGGTGGTGAATTTCTCCGGCGGTGAGAAAGCGCGCCTGGCCCTGGCGCTGATCGCCTGGGGCAAGCCCAACCTGCTGCTGCTCGATGAGCCGACCAACCACCTCGACCTGGAAATGCGCCTGGCCCTGACCATGGCCCTGCAGGAGTTCGCCGGCGCCGTGGTGGTGGTCTCCCACGATCGGCATCTGCTCAAGAGCACCACCGACGAGTTCCTGCTGGTCGCCGAAGGTCGCGTGGTGCCGTTCGATGGCGACCTCGACGACTACGCGCGCTGGCTGGTGGATTATCGTCAGCGCCAGGCGCCGGTTAGTGCCCCGGCAGAAGGCGCTGCGGACAAGACCGACAAGCGCGCCCAGCGCCAGGCCGCCGCCGCGCTGCGTCAGCAACTCGCTCCGCACAAGAAGCAGGCCGACAAGCTGGAGCAGGAGTTGGGCAAGGTGCAGGAAAAGCTCGCCGCCGTGGAAACCCAACTGGGTGACAGCGGTCTGTACGAGGCTGCGCGCAAGGATGAGTTGCGCGATTGCCTGGCGGAGCAGGCGAAGTTGAAAGCCCGTGAGGCCGAGTTGGAAGAGTCATGGCTGCTGGCGCTGGAAACCCTGGAAGCGCTGCAGCAGCAGTTGGAGGAGAGTGAGTGA
- a CDS encoding TerC family protein yields MEWLSNPEIWVAFLTLTALEIVLGIDNIIFISILVSRLPKEQQPKARFFGLALAMVTRILLLLSIAWVMRLTADLFHVFGEGISGRDLILFFGGLFLLFKSTAEIYHSLEGAEEGGPDAPKKAYGFMGIIIQIAIIDIVFSLDSVITAVGLVQHVPVMVAAIVISVIVMMLSASTISDFIDKHPSLKMLALSFLIVVGTVLIAESFDVHVPKGYVYFAMAFSLAVEAINIRLRGRMKKQQQAEPVQLRKGSPD; encoded by the coding sequence ATGGAATGGCTTAGCAACCCGGAAATCTGGGTCGCGTTCCTGACCCTGACCGCCCTGGAAATCGTTCTGGGCATCGATAACATCATCTTCATTTCCATTCTGGTCAGTCGTCTGCCCAAGGAACAGCAGCCCAAGGCGCGTTTCTTCGGTCTGGCGCTGGCCATGGTGACGCGAATCCTGCTGCTGCTGTCGATCGCCTGGGTAATGCGCCTGACTGCGGATCTGTTCCATGTCTTCGGCGAAGGCATCTCGGGTCGGGATCTGATCCTGTTCTTCGGCGGCCTGTTCCTGTTGTTCAAGAGCACGGCGGAGATCTACCACAGCCTCGAAGGTGCGGAAGAGGGTGGGCCGGATGCGCCGAAGAAGGCTTACGGCTTCATGGGCATCATCATCCAGATCGCCATCATCGACATCGTTTTCAGCCTCGACTCGGTGATCACGGCCGTCGGCCTGGTGCAGCATGTGCCGGTGATGGTGGCGGCCATCGTCATCTCGGTGATCGTGATGATGCTGTCGGCCAGCACCATCAGCGACTTCATCGACAAGCACCCGAGCCTGAAGATGCTGGCGCTGTCGTTCCTTATCGTGGTCGGCACCGTGCTGATTGCCGAGAGCTTCGATGTGCATGTGCCCAAGGGCTACGTCTACTTCGCCATGGCCTTCTCCCTGGCGGTCGAGGCGATCAACATTCGGTTGCGTGGACGGATGAAAAAGCAACAGCAGGCCGAGCCGGTGCAGCTCCGCAAGGGCTCGCCGGATTGA
- a CDS encoding mechanosensitive ion channel family protein produces the protein MEQLELLAAWRDPLVRTGQVLLILALAWLAQRILTRAISRLGARYSLLPPEILQPLRGLVRWLIMGSALLMVLERLGVSATVLWTALTGFTAVAAVAFFAIWSVLSNMFCALLIFTMGPFRIGDTVEVIDSADKPGVKGRVIAINLFYTTLQDLSEDAAGAVLQVPNSLFFQRSVRRWR, from the coding sequence ATGGAACAGCTCGAGCTGCTTGCAGCCTGGCGTGACCCCCTGGTACGTACTGGCCAGGTGCTGCTGATTCTGGCGCTGGCCTGGCTTGCCCAGCGCATCCTGACTCGCGCTATCAGCCGCCTCGGTGCGCGCTACAGTCTGTTGCCGCCAGAGATTCTGCAGCCGCTACGTGGCCTGGTGCGCTGGTTGATCATGGGCAGCGCGCTGCTCATGGTGCTGGAGCGCTTGGGTGTGTCGGCGACGGTGCTATGGACGGCCTTGACCGGTTTCACCGCCGTGGCAGCCGTGGCGTTCTTCGCCATCTGGAGCGTGTTGTCGAACATGTTCTGCGCGCTGCTGATCTTCACCATGGGGCCGTTTCGCATCGGCGATACGGTCGAGGTGATCGACAGTGCCGACAAGCCTGGCGTGAAAGGTCGAGTAATCGCCATCAATCTGTTCTATACCACCTTGCAGGATCTCAGTGAGGACGCAGCAGGTGCGGTGTTGCAGGTGCCCAACAGCCTGTTCTTCCAGAGATCCGTACGGCGCTGGCGCTGA
- a CDS encoding sterol desaturase family protein — MNYILYAVPFFFLLIGLELLADRWRGMRTYRLADALNSLSAGVLSQATGLVTKVVGLLTYAFAWEHLAVFTLDAGSLWVWVFAFLFYDFCYYWNHRLGHERNVLWAAHSVHHQSEDYNLSTALRQTSTGFIFGWIFYLPMAVVGVPPLVFLSVAALNLLYQFWVHTRHIPKLGWFEWLFITPSNHRVHHAQNPIYMDRNYGGVFIVWDRIFGTFQEELDEEPVVFGVTVPLASWNPLWANLQVYAGLWSDARRSESWWDRLRIWFMPTGWRPADVAARFPQEKADLSRFVKFEVPLGRGQQCYAALQFVVYLLGGTWLLAQAEVLTPVGMLLGCAWVALGLYSIGAWLENRSWAIRLELLRLLANLPLLALADAFGMLTAGTSVWTLLAGYLLLSLIGLWGVRRGSSVGPTLAPPV; from the coding sequence ATGAATTACATTCTCTACGCGGTGCCCTTCTTCTTTCTTCTGATCGGCCTGGAGCTGCTCGCCGATCGCTGGCGCGGCATGCGCACCTATCGCCTGGCCGATGCCCTCAACAGCCTCAGTGCCGGCGTCCTGTCGCAGGCTACCGGCCTGGTGACCAAGGTCGTCGGATTGCTGACCTACGCGTTTGCCTGGGAGCACCTGGCGGTGTTCACGCTGGATGCCGGCAGCCTGTGGGTCTGGGTGTTCGCTTTCCTCTTCTATGACTTCTGCTACTACTGGAACCACCGCCTGGGCCATGAGCGCAACGTGCTTTGGGCTGCGCACTCGGTGCATCACCAGAGCGAGGACTACAACCTGTCCACCGCGTTGCGCCAGACCAGCACCGGCTTCATCTTCGGCTGGATCTTCTACTTGCCGATGGCGGTTGTCGGTGTGCCACCTTTGGTATTTCTCAGTGTGGCGGCGCTCAATCTGCTTTATCAGTTCTGGGTGCACACTCGGCATATCCCCAAACTGGGCTGGTTCGAGTGGCTGTTCATCACGCCCTCCAATCACCGTGTGCACCACGCGCAGAACCCTATTTACATGGATCGCAATTACGGCGGTGTGTTCATTGTCTGGGATCGAATTTTTGGCACCTTTCAGGAGGAGTTGGACGAGGAGCCGGTGGTCTTCGGCGTCACCGTGCCGCTGGCCAGCTGGAACCCGCTATGGGCGAATCTGCAGGTCTATGCCGGCTTGTGGAGCGATGCGCGGCGTAGCGAGTCCTGGTGGGATCGGCTGCGTATCTGGTTCATGCCCACCGGCTGGCGCCCGGCCGACGTGGCTGCGCGTTTTCCACAGGAGAAGGCCGACCTGAGTCGCTTCGTCAAATTCGAGGTGCCGCTGGGCCGTGGTCAGCAGTGCTACGCCGCGCTGCAGTTCGTCGTCTACCTGCTCGGCGGTACCTGGCTGCTGGCGCAGGCCGAGGTGTTGACGCCAGTCGGGATGCTGCTCGGCTGCGCCTGGGTTGCGTTGGGCCTCTACAGCATTGGCGCCTGGCTGGAGAACCGCAGCTGGGCCATACGTCTGGAGCTGTTGCGCTTGCTGGCCAATCTGCCGCTGCTGGCGCTGGCCGATGCATTTGGCATGCTAACGGCTGGCACCAGCGTCTGGACGCTGTTGGCAGGCTACCTGTTGCTCAGCCTGATCGGTTTGTGGGGTGTGCGGCGCGGTTCGTCAGTCGGCCCGACGCTGGCGCCGCCGGTATAG
- a CDS encoding YaiI/YqxD family protein — translation MRVWIDADACPRAARDQVVKFALKRGFEVVLVAGQAVARPNFACVKLIVVPSGPDAADDYLVEHAVPGELVICSDVPLADRLVKNGVAALDPRGREFDERNMGERLAVRNLFTDLREQGQVGGGQAAYSDKDRQAFANSLDRILTRLSR, via the coding sequence ATGCGTGTCTGGATCGATGCCGATGCCTGCCCCAGGGCAGCGCGGGATCAGGTGGTGAAGTTCGCTCTCAAACGCGGTTTCGAAGTGGTGCTGGTGGCCGGGCAGGCCGTCGCGCGCCCTAACTTCGCCTGTGTGAAACTGATCGTGGTACCCAGCGGCCCGGATGCCGCCGATGATTATCTGGTCGAACACGCCGTGCCCGGCGAGCTGGTGATCTGCAGCGATGTGCCGCTGGCCGACCGCCTGGTGAAAAACGGCGTCGCTGCGCTCGATCCGCGTGGTCGTGAGTTCGACGAGCGCAACATGGGCGAGCGCCTGGCCGTGCGCAACCTGTTCACCGATCTGCGTGAGCAGGGTCAGGTAGGTGGCGGTCAGGCGGCTTATTCGGACAAGGATCGCCAGGCTTTCGCCAACTCACTCGATCGGATTCTCACGCGTCTGAGTCGATAG
- a CDS encoding thioesterase family protein has translation MPQAFSLDADLQQAVTAFFQRIPFNQFLGIEIDELSEEQVTMHLPMKPELIGNFVHGILHGGVISSLLDVCGGAMALIGAFANHQHLPAAERMSKLSKLGTIDLRIDYLRPGRGQRFIATAMPLRAGNKVAVIRMELHNDEGVLVAVGTGTYLCG, from the coding sequence ATGCCGCAAGCCTTCAGCCTGGACGCCGACCTGCAACAGGCGGTGACTGCCTTCTTCCAACGTATCCCGTTCAACCAGTTTCTCGGCATCGAGATCGATGAACTGAGCGAGGAACAGGTGACCATGCACCTGCCGATGAAGCCCGAACTGATCGGCAACTTCGTCCACGGCATCCTGCATGGCGGGGTGATTTCTTCGCTGCTCGACGTCTGCGGTGGCGCCATGGCGCTGATCGGTGCCTTCGCCAACCACCAGCATCTGCCGGCGGCAGAACGCATGAGCAAGCTATCCAAACTCGGCACCATCGACCTGCGCATCGACTACCTGCGTCCCGGCCGCGGCCAGCGCTTCATCGCCACCGCCATGCCACTGCGCGCCGGCAACAAGGTGGCGGTGATCCGCATGGAATTGCACAACGATGAAGGCGTGCTGGTCGCCGTGGGCACCGGCACCTATCTGTGCGGGTGA
- a CDS encoding FTR1 family protein has product MSRIRSLLSWLLLPVLAGSSLLAVGEPLDGAAQALHLLGYIGADYPATVSAGQIVDSGEYQEQLEFLGVLQGLVVALPARAERSELEQGVSALRDAVTQRQPGEQVAAEARRLGARLAEVYAISQSPVLTPDPERGAPLYAQHCSVCHGDSGAGDGPAGIGMEPAPANLRDGARLDRLSLYDLYNTVGLGIEGTDMPAFADQLDERQRWDLASYIAGFTAAAVQGKAAFSMADLAGRTPAEVAAAGGDVAAFRAQRAKPQIEQRGPQQLIGYTRDTLERSLAAYRSGDHEQAYDLSVGAYLEGFELVESALDNLDAAQRKTTEKALMAYRQALQDGASVAQAAQALELAKAELGKSAALLEEGAMDDSLSFFASLLILLREGLEAILVLAAILAFLRNTGQQQAVRSVHIGWGLALLAGVATWAVAAYLIDISGAQRELLEGATALFASVVLLWVGVWMHDRRHAAAWQDYIKSSLVGGGGRFGFAVLAFFSVYRELFEVILFYETLWLQAGPAGHGAVLAGAAAALVLLIGLAWVILRGSRKLPLTTFFGINAVLLCVLSVVFAGHGVAALQEAGVLGTRPVAFFDFDWLGIHADAWSLSAQGLALAGIALLYGRSLLGERRRLAEQR; this is encoded by the coding sequence ATGTCTCGTATTCGTTCTCTTCTTTCCTGGCTGCTGCTGCCCGTTCTGGCTGGCAGCAGTCTTCTCGCCGTCGGCGAGCCCCTCGACGGCGCAGCCCAGGCCCTGCATCTGCTGGGCTATATCGGCGCCGACTACCCCGCTACCGTATCGGCCGGCCAAATCGTCGACAGCGGCGAATACCAGGAGCAGCTGGAGTTTCTCGGCGTGCTCCAGGGGCTGGTCGTGGCCCTGCCGGCACGTGCCGAGCGTAGCGAGCTGGAGCAGGGCGTTAGTGCCTTGCGCGATGCTGTTACGCAGCGCCAGCCTGGCGAGCAGGTCGCGGCCGAGGCGCGTCGTCTGGGCGCTCGCCTGGCCGAGGTGTACGCAATTTCCCAAAGCCCGGTGCTGACCCCCGATCCCGAGCGTGGTGCACCGCTGTATGCGCAGCACTGTTCGGTCTGCCATGGCGATAGCGGTGCGGGTGACGGCCCTGCGGGCATCGGTATGGAACCTGCACCGGCCAATCTGCGTGATGGCGCGCGTCTGGATCGCTTGAGCCTTTATGACCTGTATAACACGGTGGGGCTGGGCATCGAAGGCACCGACATGCCGGCATTCGCCGATCAGCTGGACGAGCGCCAGCGCTGGGATCTGGCGAGCTATATCGCCGGTTTCACGGCCGCTGCAGTGCAAGGCAAGGCTGCCTTCTCCATGGCGGATCTGGCTGGACGAACGCCTGCCGAAGTCGCAGCCGCCGGTGGCGACGTTGCCGCGTTTCGCGCTCAGCGAGCCAAGCCGCAGATCGAGCAGCGTGGGCCGCAGCAGTTGATCGGCTATACCCGTGACACTCTGGAGCGCAGCCTGGCGGCCTATCGCTCAGGGGATCACGAGCAGGCCTATGACCTGTCCGTGGGCGCCTATCTGGAAGGTTTCGAGCTGGTGGAAAGCGCCCTCGACAACCTCGACGCTGCGCAGCGCAAGACCACCGAGAAAGCGCTGATGGCTTACCGTCAGGCGTTGCAGGATGGCGCCAGTGTCGCTCAGGCAGCCCAGGCGCTGGAGCTGGCCAAGGCCGAGTTGGGCAAGTCGGCGGCCTTGCTGGAAGAAGGCGCGATGGACGACAGCCTGAGCTTCTTCGCCAGCCTGCTGATCCTGCTGCGTGAAGGGCTGGAGGCCATCCTCGTGCTGGCAGCGATCCTTGCCTTCCTGCGCAATACCGGTCAGCAGCAGGCGGTGCGTAGCGTGCACATCGGCTGGGGGCTGGCGCTGTTGGCCGGCGTCGCCACGTGGGCCGTGGCAGCCTATCTGATCGATATCAGCGGCGCTCAGCGTGAATTGCTCGAAGGCGCCACCGCGCTGTTCGCCAGTGTAGTGCTGCTGTGGGTCGGCGTGTGGATGCATGACCGGCGCCACGCGGCGGCCTGGCAGGACTACATCAAGAGCAGCCTGGTCGGTGGCGGCGGTCGCTTCGGTTTTGCCGTGCTGGCGTTCTTCTCGGTGTACCGCGAGCTGTTCGAGGTGATCCTGTTCTACGAGACCCTCTGGCTGCAGGCTGGCCCTGCCGGACACGGCGCCGTACTGGCGGGCGCGGCTGCGGCCCTGGTGCTGCTGATCGGCCTGGCCTGGGTGATCCTGCGCGGCTCGCGCAAGCTGCCGTTGACCACCTTCTTCGGTATCAATGCCGTGCTGCTGTGCGTACTGTCGGTGGTGTTCGCCGGCCACGGCGTAGCCGCGCTGCAGGAAGCCGGCGTGTTGGGCACACGGCCGGTGGCGTTCTTCGATTTCGACTGGTTGGGCATTCATGCTGATGCCTGGAGCCTCTCGGCTCAGGGACTGGCACTGGCAGGTATCGCGCTGCTCTACGGGCGTAGCCTGTTGGGCGAACGACGCCGGCTGGCCGAGCAGCGTTAA
- a CDS encoding DedA family protein, translated as MLQDLIRQFGYPALILGTFLEGEVSLLVACYLAVRNLLSIELVALCAFLGTFASDQLWFHLGRRHGRALLQRHPRWQPLGERASALLRRHPDLWVLGFRFLYGLRTVMPVTIGLSGYSWRRYLLFDCIGAALWAGGLSLIAYRLGNAMSGLLEDVRHAQLYLAAGVALLIALGWLYRRRQRRAD; from the coding sequence ATGCTGCAAGACCTGATTCGCCAGTTCGGCTACCCAGCCTTGATTCTGGGCACCTTCCTCGAAGGTGAAGTGTCGCTGCTGGTGGCATGCTACCTGGCTGTGCGCAACCTGCTCAGCATCGAACTGGTGGCGCTGTGCGCCTTCCTCGGCACCTTCGCCAGCGACCAGCTGTGGTTCCACCTCGGCCGCCGCCATGGCCGCGCCCTGTTGCAACGCCACCCCCGCTGGCAACCGCTGGGCGAACGCGCCAGCGCCCTGCTGCGCCGCCATCCCGACCTGTGGGTATTGGGCTTTCGCTTCCTCTACGGCTTGCGCACGGTGATGCCGGTCACCATCGGCCTGTCCGGCTATTCCTGGCGCCGCTATCTGCTCTTCGACTGCATCGGCGCAGCACTGTGGGCCGGCGGCCTGAGCCTGATCGCCTATCGCCTAGGCAATGCCATGAGCGGCTTGCTGGAAGACGTGCGTCACGCCCAGCTCTACCTGGCCGCGGGCGTGGCGCTGCTGATCGCCCTCGGTTGGCTATACCGGCGGCGCCAGCGTCGGGCCGACTGA
- a CDS encoding TIGR02444 family protein, which yields MQDLWNFAVQLYARPGVESACLQLQDSGCDVCLVLTGAWLEQRGIPCRDDYLQALRDLAQPWQQNVVMPLRQARQQWRTAASQDAELATLREQLKQLELEAERLLLKRLEALTKDWPNESAGSDWLRHLVGNDNAALQVLRGAVITR from the coding sequence GTGCAGGATCTATGGAATTTCGCCGTGCAGCTCTACGCTCGCCCAGGCGTGGAAAGTGCCTGCCTGCAGTTGCAGGACTCAGGCTGTGACGTCTGCCTGGTACTGACCGGCGCCTGGCTGGAGCAACGTGGCATTCCTTGTCGGGACGACTATTTGCAGGCCTTGCGCGACCTGGCGCAGCCCTGGCAGCAGAACGTCGTCATGCCATTGCGGCAAGCACGCCAGCAATGGCGAACAGCCGCGAGCCAGGATGCCGAATTGGCGACCCTGCGCGAGCAGCTCAAGCAATTGGAGCTGGAAGCCGAACGGCTGTTGCTGAAAAGACTGGAAGCGCTGACCAAGGATTGGCCAAACGAGAGCGCCGGCAGTGACTGGCTGCGACACCTTGTCGGAAATGACAACGCCGCGCTGCAAGTGCTGCGCGGCGCCGTTATCACGCGTTAG
- a CDS encoding enhanced serine sensitivity protein SseB C-terminal domain-containing protein — MTSTIHSTHYADSPDLALAALRHPTLEQALSSACAQLAVREAYLAALRDPAIGPQPRLLLAISGADVRGQRRLAALVAELLPDEVELDLIELADDNLSRAVRERCQAFYCA; from the coding sequence ATGACCTCCACGATTCATTCCACCCATTACGCCGACAGTCCTGATCTGGCGTTGGCCGCGTTGCGTCATCCCACCCTGGAACAGGCGCTGTCCAGTGCCTGTGCTCAGCTTGCCGTGCGTGAGGCCTACCTGGCGGCCTTGCGCGATCCGGCCATCGGCCCGCAACCGCGGCTGTTGCTGGCGATTTCCGGCGCGGATGTGCGTGGCCAGCGCCGTCTGGCCGCACTGGTGGCTGAGCTGTTGCCCGATGAAGTGGAGTTGGATCTGATCGAGCTGGCCGACGATAACCTGTCGCGCGCTGTGCGTGAGCGCTGCCAGGCGTTCTACTGCGCCTGA